Below is a genomic region from Hevea brasiliensis isolate MT/VB/25A 57/8 chromosome 3, ASM3005281v1, whole genome shotgun sequence.
CACTGCGGTGATTCATGGAAGGATGTTTGCGGTGGTGGATGTGGATTTGCCATGGCCATTTCAGGTTGATTATCTGATCTATGATGATTTACTTTCAAATTATGAATTGACCTGCAAAACTTGTTCTCATAGATTTTGATCTGCGGAGTTCAGATTTCAGTTTCTATATTGTGTGAGCTTGtttggctctctctctctctctctctctctctctctctctctctatccttATTTGTTCTATATGGTTCAAGAATGTTATTTTTTAAAGCAGGTTTTTGTGATAAAATATAATGAAGATATCGCTAATTATTTTTGTGTCATGCCATGATTGATACCTTATTTTCTAGATCTCCAAAATGCTTTACATGTAATGCTCTGCTGTTTTAGCTCTGGATTTGTtagttttctctgattttattaagCTCTAGTTCTAGTAAATCTAGCAATTCAATATTATGCTTAGTCCGGAATATCAAACTTAGTCCGGAATTTCAAATTCTGAAAAGTATTAGTGAGTTTCCTTGCTAAAAAATAATTAAGTGTGGAAAATAGTTCTTAGAATTGTTGTTAATTTTTATGGTATAATTGCTTATGTACTCAAGAATGTGGAATTAGGATCCGGAAAGCTCGTAACTTGGGGTTCGACAGATGATGAAGGTCAAAGCTATATGACTTCTGGGAAGCATGGGGTAATGCGGTGATCTTCTTGTTAATGAATTCTTTTGCTGCTATTTTCTGTTTGAATTGATTTCGCAACTTCTTTCTGCTATACATTGTTAAGGAGATACCACAGCCTTTTCCTCTTCCACATGAAGCTTCAGTAGTGAAGGCTGCGGCTGGCTGGGCACATTGTGTATCAGTTACaggtttttcttttattatttactTAATGTTACTTGTTATTTGGTTATTGAAAAGAAATGAGGAAAAAACATAGATCTTGCTTGCCATTATACATTAATGTAACTTTCCACCTTTTGTGCCTATTTGATTTCTGGATACAAAAGTACAGCCTGTGTTAGTGTTAGGGAGTAGTAGATCCTGGAATTCATTTTAAAATGTCCAATACTTTTGATTTTGCTGCAAGGGACATTACTTAACAATGGACTTCTTCCTTGGGCTAATTAAATTGCCTTTCCTTTTGATGCACTTGTTAAGGAAATATAATGTTTTTCTTAATTAGTAGTAATTAGTGGCCTTGATAAAACTTGATGGATAACTCTGAGTAGCTCAGTGAGTAGCTCTGAGTAGGTTTGGTAAAAGCTTGTTTTTACAAACCTAAATGAAAcaagttagaaaaaaaaaatggagcttATGAACAGGCTTGATAAAACTTGATGGATAACCAATTTTAAGCTATCCAAATTTATTCATTTAGAATAGTAGAAATTTGTCTTTAACTTAAAATGTGCTATTAGATTTTCACAATAACGTCATGCAAATAAAATGAATCATCAAACAGTGAGATATATTTTTGGAATGGGTGTATGGGCAACGAGAAAAAGAATGAAAAAATAAAGGTGAGAAAAGAGGATGCATGCCCTCCTTTTATTTGCAAATTTGGGTTAATTTTACTTGTTGTTAGTGAACTTATCTCTAATGTGCTTAAATGTTACTTAACTTTAATTTGTTACTTAAAATTCCTGAACATTAATTTAAATAtcagtaatattatttattaatatttccaGCCAAATTTATCTTAAAAAAGTTGACATGAATAAggaaagttatttttttaataagaaaatatgtcatattATCATAAATTTTTCAATATTCTCCCTTTCCATTTGTTCTCTTTCGTCCCTCTTACCCGCATACTCTTTCCTCCCCCTTAGCATAGATTTAATTAAAATCCTCTAAGAAATAAATAGTTGACAAGAGAAGCTCTAATGTAGACCCCATCCAATCTCTTTGACATTACTCCATGACTCCAAAACCCATAGCGCATGGTTGAGAGAGTTATTAGGAGGGGGGAGggggagaggaagagagagagagagagagagagcaaccaAGAAGGAGGAAAGAGAAATCTATGTTGATATGGTAGATTTTTTtagtttaaaaaatttatatatatataaaaaaatttatcattATCTCATGTTTTTGGAGAGAATTGATAAAAATTACTAGTAATTGATATTACTTATATTTAAGTTAATGTTCAGGCATTTTTAAATAACAAATTGAAGTTTATTAACATTTAAGTGCATAATGAGTGAAATGAACCTGCAAATTTGAAATCATATGGTCTTTGTGGGTGGCCCACTTGTACTGTGGTTTAATGGAgttttaaaaatgttatttctatttttttccttaattaaaaaaattgtaaataagtaattcaaaaattacttaaaatattCTTTATCCTTGCTTAATTAAGAGTTTTGCATTCAAAGTTAATAACttatttgtgaaaaaaaaaaattgaacagtGGAGTAGGCTTAGTTTAAGCTCAAGCTTGCATAAAGCTAAGCAATTTAAGTGGGTTTCCTTTTCTGATTTTCCATTTTAGAGAAGTGCAATAAGCTCATCGTTGGTCAAATGCAGTGAAAGGGGAAGTATACACCTGGGGATGGAAAGAGTGTGTTCCCTCTGTAAAAATTATCCATGTTTCAGCAGCTGCTGGGAGCTTCCAAAAGGATAATAATGGAAAACAGAATGCATTGCTGACTGGACAAGGTAATCCACCAGTGAAACCTTTGCATTTCTTAGCAAACAAAAGCATCACCCTTTTAGGTTCCAAATTAATGTTACAATTGTTAAAATTCTTCAGTAAGTCCAAGGTCCCAAGGATCAAGTGTAACAGGTAGGACAGTTTCTCAATCTGACAACAGAAAGGCTGGAGAGGAAATTATAAAGAAGAGAAAAGTGTCAACAGCTCAAGAAGAGTTCGAAAATTCGTCATCTGGAGATGACTTTTTCACAGTGTCACCTTCTCTTGTAACTCTGGGTCCTGGAGTAAGGATCACCAATGTTGCTGCTGGTGGTCGTCACACTTTAGCATTGTCAGGTAAATCAACTGCTTCTTGGGTCAATACATATGCACCCTAGCAAATTTCAGGTGTAGTCTCTTCTTCGTGGTCACAGTATGTAGTTTTGTAGGTTATATGAAGTACGAAGTAGGTTGTATGAAGTACAAAGCTATGGAAGATTTTTGATGTAAAGCAAGACACTTTATGCATCATTTTTTAACCGAAGTTTCAGATATGGGACAGGTTTGGGGTTGGGGCTATGGAGGCGAAGGGCAGCTAGGTTTGGGATCCCGGATAAAAATGGTGTCTTCTCCTCATCTCATACCATGCCTTGATACATCTGTTTCTGAGAAAGACAGGTCCTTGATAGTCCCCCAAGGAAGCTTGAATTTGTCGGCACAAGCTTCTAAATTCCCTGGAAATTATGTGAAAGAAATTGCTTGTGGAGGTCGCCATAGTGCTGTAGTAACAGGTCAGTATTTTGATCCTGGTTTCCTATTTCTTGTATTGCTATTAGCCATGACAATTTTTAAAGGACTTCCTACCTTTCAATTTCCTGCAAAAATCTCCTAGTTGCTTGGCTGTGCAAGTTGATGTTGCATAGCATCTCGTCGGAGTTCTTGATTTTGTAGTATTAATATAAGTTCGTAATCTTCTGATGTGCTATCTTCCCTTCATCACTTGATTACATTGTAGATGCAGGAGCACTATTTACATTTGGATGGGGACTCTATGGACAGGTGAGCTGTGTACATGCCAAGTGAACTTCCTTATTTCGGTTGCTTAATGTCGCTCTTTCTAGCATGCCATAGTGACTAGTTTCCTTTGAGTGTATATAATTCCAAAGACTTCTTATTATAAAATACGTTTCTTCCATGGCATTCTCGTGTTCAAGTGTGGGCAAGGAAGCACAAATGATCAGCTGAGGCCTACTTGTGTGCTTTCTTTATCGGAAATTCAAGTAGAAAGAGTTGCTGCTGGACTATGGCATACTGTTTGTATCACTGCAAATGGCCGTGTATATGCTTTTGGTGGGAATCAGTTCGGACAACTTGGAACTGGAGATGAACAGGCGGAGGTAACCCCAAAACCTTCCTTTTTGTGGAGATATGACACTGGTGTGTGTACTTCATTTTCTAATATTTCAGAGTAGAATCCGTCACATTCTGTATTGGAGTTGCCTGTCTGATAAGATGCATTGAAATCAAATATCTGCACATGGATTTTACTGATGGCTGTTGTTAGTGTTCAATTCTTTCATTTGGGTTAATGAAATGCCTAGTTTGAGGTAAATTAACTAAAGGCTTCATTTGTATGTCAACTCCAGACACAACCAACGCAATTGGATGCACCAAGTTTGGAAAGTAAGTGTGCAAAAATAGTATCTTGTGGGGCTCGACATAGTGCCATTCTGACAGGTATAACTTGAAAATATTAGAATTTTTCCATTACGGAACTCACATCAGATATTTTTTGAGTTTACTTCTACAGTTTTCTTTGACTATGAAATATGCCCATCCAATTAGAATTTGGAAAACTTTAGTGCAGTATAGACTTTCATCCAAACAGGCTGTCCTTAAAGTTGTGGCTCTAGATTACTTCTTATAGTAGAGACACATTAGCAAGATGAAAATTTATACCTTAAAATGTCCCTTTAAGCCACTTGAATTTGTACGTGCTCAAGTTCTTATTTTTGTTGTGCTCTTTGTGTGTCAAAGTAGAGGACGGCCAAGTATACAGTTGGGGATGGAACAAGTACGGTCAGGTAGGATCCTCAAATGCTTCTTACTAAAATTAATTCATAATGGCGCCATCGTTCTTGTGTCAAAGAAACTTATTTTTATCATTGTTTTGCAATGCAGCTTGGCGTGGGTGACTCAATCGACCGTAACATTCCTTCTCGCGTTCCCATTGAAGGTTGTCGGCCAAAAAATGTTGCTTGTGGTTGGTGGCACACGCTACTGCTGGCGGAAACACCACTTTGAGTCCTTACATTCATCATAGATAACAAAGTGGTGACAGTTTTGCTAGGATAGCGACTTCTTCCCccagtttatttttatttgacgCTTGTACTCTCGCGTATAATGTATATACTGCATGAAAGCATctgtcaaattttcttttctttctctaggAGATAGCAAACTGGTACTTCATAGCAAAAAAACGACAATAGTCCTTGTAATGATACAATAGTCTTTTAGATTGCAACTTTTTGTTTCTTCTAAAGGAAATTCCACTGGCAGCCTCTGACTAACTACACTAGAAAGGAAGATGGTGCGTTAAATCTTGCTTGAAATAGGACTTCTTTTGCGTTGCAGAAGCTGCATCAGAGGCCAGAAGATATCGAGCCGGTGAAATCCCTTGGAAGCCTGCGGGGATTGTAGAGGTTTCTCAATCTTCGCAATtccaaaataaaagataaaataataataataataaataataatctgGCCAGAACCCAGTTAAATTTACCTCAACAATAAACCGAGCCCATGTGTTGTTTGATCGGCTTTCCAGTACACCCTTCAAAATGGTCAACTCCAAGCTACGAATCACTTGGGCAATCTCTAAGAAAAGACAATGCTCATTACAAAGTATCTGCGATAAGGGTAGCTTAGTTATTGGccttgaaattaaaaataaaaacttcAGCAATAGAAGTATTAAAATAATACAACAGACCTCAATGAGCATGTGTCCAGGACATGCAAGATCTTCCACTAGTATTGGGCACGCCAGGAACTCATTTCCAAATTCACAAGCCCAGCTTGCTCCACTTCGGCGATTTTCCTTGGTTTCGTAAGACCTCCAATTCTTGTTACCATCAAGCTGTGAAACATATAAGTCCACCTCAGCATAGCAATTTGAAAGTGCTAACATTTTCTCTTCTAAAAATTCTATCAATAATCTTcaattcaatttcaggtctctataaaattgattttattaaaaattttgacctCTAAGGGTAAATGACGTCATCTATCCCAGGCTTTGTCGACTTTGCTCATGTCAAATATACTATCTTGTTTTGCTCAGAAGGTATGTTTAGGGAAATATATTTTactcaaaaaaaaattttaaaacttcccaTTTTTTAGTTCTAAATTTAAAAGAATGTCGTTGGAAGTATATTtcggtgtgtgtgtgtatatatatatatatatatatatatatatattcctcttATAGTTGAAAATAAGGAATAAATGGTAACTGTGGGGGGTCACAAGCTTCCAATTTTTGGCTAATGACTAAAGATGATCGCAACGATCAACAATGGTTAGTGAACTAATGGACGTTGGTTTCCCTTATAAATTTAGGGATATTAAAAACGACCTCATATTTTGAAGTACTTTTCCTGAAAATGATCTATTTTGACTAAGAAAAATCAGTTCCCATATATgctaaaaatgagagagagagtttTCCAAAAAATCACCGTCAAACAAACACGGGCCTAAATGAGgcaggaaattttttttttttttttaagatttcaACTTATAATTAAGACTTCTCCAAATATTAATCTATGCAGTTTTAACTATGAAAACCAATTAATTGGCAAGAAACAAATTCATATAAAATATCATATGAAACATTAGCGGACTTCACATACCTCCTGATGCACACATTGCCTCAATTTCTCAGCCTGATCGGTAACACTTCGTAAATACAGCATGTGCCTTATGGTTCGATCCAAGAGGCCATCAATGCTACACTGGATTTACCAATAAAACACAGAAAATGTGTTTAGATAACAGATGGGGAAAAATGCAAACTAACAACTAGTTAGAGCTGCAATATTATGAATTCAGAGATTGCACTCACCTTTGCACCATTGGGAACTAGCTCCCGCAACTCCTTCACCCGATCTTGGATCAGCTGTCTATCCCTTGGTCTTGGCCTTTGGTTATCACCAGGTTTGGCCCTTCTTTTGCTGACAGTTGTTTTAGGCCCTTTTCGAACCAGTGTGTCATCGGATCCTCTTTCATGCTGTTCCTTGCTAAAAATTGTGTCCATCATGCTCCTTAAAGTACCTGAAGAACTATCAGCATTCTTGTTCCCAATAACACATGCAGATCTAAGATGGTCACATGGTGTTGAATCATCCTTCACCAAGGTACTTGCTTTTGATTGCTTTTGAGGTTTAGGGGAAGCAGCAAAGTGTCCTGAAAAACTAGTAGATGATTTGAAACTATCGGATATAACAGAAGTGTCATCTGAACCACTATATGCATTGGCAACGACAGCTTCCAACAGATATCCAGCATCACCTCCTCTAGCAAACCAGGAAGGCTCAGTTCTTTTACTAGGATCTTTGTTGCAGGCAAAACTTGGGGTGCTACAAGTATCCTCAACCAAGAAAGATGAGTCCCACAACTTTTCATTTGTCTGTTTTGGTCCAAGCACTTCATGCAACTCACTATCCTTGGGAAATCTAAAGAAACTGCTTATAACTTTATTATCTGTATCATTAGTAGCCTGACCTCCAGATGATTCCCCTGCTATGTCTCCAGCAGGATAAGAACTAATAATTCCATTGTAAGATTCTCCAAACATTCCCACATTGTAATCATTACAGTCAGAATATGCCTGCAGTTCTTCCATCAGACAAGAAAGTTCAAACAACTTGCTCTCCATCATCTCCAGTTGGCTGGCATTTATAGATACACTTGGAATTGATATTTCAGCAAGACTAATAGGTGGCACATCAATCCTATTTTCTCTTTCATATTGGAGAGCTTCTAGCAGATCTTTTCCGTCTGGCATAAATGAATCTTCAGCAGTTATTAGTGGCAGAACTTGACTTGCACTGGACGGATTGTTATTATCTATCTCAACACTGTTGACAGGTATCGAATGATTTAAATCTTGAGTCTTCACCGATGTAAATGCAGTAGTTGATGGTGCATTTAAGCATTCAATGGCACCAGACATCAGTGGGGATGACGGTTTGGGTTCGAATTCCTCCTTTACGGAGAAAGTTGAACTATTTCCTCCAACACTGAGAAGGCCATGGAATCTACCTTTGACATTCGCTATTATATTGACATCTTCAGCAACCTGAAAACTAGGGAAAGAAAAGCCATgcatgaggaaaaaaaaaataattacaaagtaACAGAAATGCATGCTTGTAAAACACACATGTATTTGTGAACACACAGAGGTGCACGATAATCCTGGATGACACTGATGACTCCATGATAGCATGTATATTCAACACCCTCACCCATTAATAGGGAAAAGGGAATACCAAATACCAGTCATTTACACCAGGTGATCATAGACTGCTTTATTCTTAATTTTGTGAACTGCCAAATAAACTTTACCATTAAAAATTCTAACAGAAATGAGGTATAAACTGCATAAAATAGGAAGCCACCACAACAGCAAAAGCAAACAGTGAGAAAAAAGGCCGCACCTCTTCTAATGATCCCAGTTGCAAAACTCCATGTGGAAGCACAGGTACCAGCAAAATAGTCTGCACAAATATTTGTAATTGGCTCAACCATTATTCATCTGGTAGCTTGTATGtgaaatttaagaaattaaaatcaagcaTCCTCAACATTTGTGCATATGTAAGCAGTAGCCATACATCACACCTCAACACATGCACATAAGGGAGCCAAAAAATGAAATAGACTCATTGTATGGTAGAATTCAGAATAACTTACCCTGATACCTGATGCAAACTGAACTAGCCATTCTTCTGGAcactgctaaaaaaaaaaaagaattatcaTTTTGTTAGGCTTCCTATCCTGTATTTTCCAAATCAAAGCCAACTTTCTTTCTTAAATCATCTTTTATTATCAGAAAACTCACCTCAGGAATTAAATGGACATCACCAGTGAAAATGCTATTGAAGGAAACCCAGCAATGGACCCTTGTAAATGCAACTTTGCCAACAACcctgaaaattttgaaaatccaGAGTCACTTTGCCAGTCCCTTTAAAAGTTTTTACCACGCTCCATATGAAAGAACCTCATTTTACAGGTCCATTTGTTTTGGTTGCCAAAATACTTCCCGGCAACAAAGAAAGTACAAGTAAATAACCAAAATGTCATGTCAACCTTTTCTTCTAGACATGCAAAGTATACAATTCCATTGACTCTAACAAAAGGTTATAATAGGAAAAAAGAAATACATAATTCAAAATTAGATGGATCAAGCAGTGGGCTGTACCCTTCTCCCAAGGCATAATGAAGATGAGACATGTCAGCCGCTAGAAGTCCAACTGGATAATCCTCTAAGCTACCATTGGATGTATTTGTTTCTAACTGAGGAGAAAACATATCAGTTGCACCTTTGCAGTAACCAACATTTGTTATACTTTCCACAAGTTCTCTTGGTTTTGGATAATTAAAGTACCCATCTTCCCAAGTCAAAATCCTGTAATAAAAGGGAATTCAGATATCACACTAGATATAATCAAACTGACTTTCCCAATAGATACAGTACAAACTGTAATTGATAAATCTTATATTTCAGAAAAATCATAATATTATGTCAATttatagtgataaatatgcagcATTATGGTAATTAGACTAGTGTACAAAATTAATTCCCTTTATTTCACAACATAGACCTAAATGACGTGATAATTCTACAGATTCTAACTAAGAAAGCTTCAAATAAATGTTAATTATACGTAACAATTATAGGATatatccatgaatgtttcaaaCAATTAGacaatattttatttctaacatcTAGTTATTTATATATCATCAAGATACTTGGAACTGGTCATATAATTGAAGACTAACAACTTCTAAGTTCCAAAACTACCTGTGTTATTCAGAAACACGTTACAATTATTATGCAAATTGAGATATGAGTACAACATGCATAACGTCGCCAACATATTCCACACTTGGCAATTGCGAGAAAAACACAAAAGTCTCGCTAAAATACCATTATTGATTTTTTAAGGCAAGTTAACATGCTCTCTGAGAAAACCCCCAATCATGATTTACCTATATAACTCTTCATTAAAAGGCCACCACACGATCTAACAGGAACCATCCTATAAGATTGCTTAATTTCAGACATCATGATGGATGTATAAGCTGAAAACTACTTGACAAACATCGGCCCACTCAAGACAACCAAAGCAGCATGCAGTGGTCAATATGCTCAATTTCAGACATAATACAAAAATTTGAGCAGCAATTAAAACCGAGAAATAAAATTAAACAGAAGAAAATCAGCAAGACCAAAAATCAAATAAACATCAATGAAGAGATGGTTATGCAAAAAACTACTTACATTGGGCTCTCATGCCTAAGCTTCCATAGCACGGCATAATTCCAAAGCGAATCATTGCAAAGACTTTTCAACAGCTGCCTCAAAGCAGTAGTTCCCA
It encodes:
- the LOC110631598 gene encoding LOW QUALITY PROTEIN: ultraviolet-B receptor UVR8 (The sequence of the model RefSeq protein was modified relative to this genomic sequence to represent the inferred CDS: inserted 1 base in 1 codon), translating into MAINGNEXEEDMKMEECKATAVYMCGYLPGVSPEKSPILSLVPVPLPASSSHCGDSWKDVCGGGCGFAMAISGSGKLVTWGSTDDEGQSYMTSGKHGEIPQPFPLPHEASVVKAAAGWAHCVSVTVKGEVYTWGWKECVPSVKIIHVSAAAGSFQKDNNGKQNALLTGQVSPRSQGSSVTGRTVSQSDNRKAGEEIIKKRKVSTAQEEFENSSSGDDFFTVSPSLVTLGPGVRITNVAAGGRHTLALSDMGQVWGWGYGGEGQLGLGSRIKMVSSPHLIPCLDTSVSEKDRSLIVPQGSLNLSAQASKFPGNYVKEIACGGRHSAVVTDAGALFTFGWGLYGQCGQGSTNDQLRPTCVLSLSEIQVERVAAGLWHTVCITANGRVYAFGGNQFGQLGTGDEQAETQPTQLDAPSLESKCAKIVSCGARHSAILTEDGQVYSWGWNKYGQLGVGDSIDRNIPSRVPIEGCRPKNVACGWWHTLLLAETPL
- the LOC110631597 gene encoding transcription factor LHW isoform X1 produces the protein MGTTALRQLLKSLCNDSLWNYAVLWKLRHESPMILTWEDGYFNYPKPRELVESITNVGYCKGATDMFSPQLETNTSNGSLEDYPVGLLAADMSHLHYALGEGVVGKVAFTRVHCWVSFNSIFTGDVHLIPEQCPEEWLVQFASGIRTILLVPVLPHGVLQLGSLEEVAEDVNIIANVKGRFHGLLSVGGNSSTFSVKEEFEPKPSSPLMSGAIECLNAPSTTAFTSVKTQDLNHSIPVNSVEIDNNNPSSASQVLPLITAEDSFMPDGKDLLEALQYERENRIDVPPISLAEISIPSVSINASQLEMMESKLFELSCLMEELQAYSDCNDYNVGMFGESYNGIISSYPAGDIAGESSGGQATNDTDNKVISSFFRFPKDSELHEVLGPKQTNEKLWDSSFLVEDTCSTPSFACNKDPSKRTEPSWFARGGDAGYLLEAVVANAYSGSDDTSVISDSFKSSTSFSGHFAASPKPQKQSKASTLVKDDSTPCDHLRSACVIGNKNADSSSGTLRSMMDTIFSKEQHERGSDDTLVRKGPKTTVSKRRAKPGDNQRPRPRDRQLIQDRVKELRELVPNGAKCSIDGLLDRTIRHMLYLRSVTDQAEKLRQCVHQELDGNKNWRSYETKENRRSGASWACEFGNEFLACPILVEDLACPGHMLIEILCNEHCLFLEIAQVIRSLELTILKGVLESRSNNTWARFIVEASKGFHRLDIFWPLMQLLQRKRSPISSKI
- the LOC110631597 gene encoding transcription factor LHW isoform X2 → MGTTALRQLLKSLCNDSLWNYAVLWKLRHESPMILTWEDGYFNYPKPRELVESITNVGYCKGATDMFSPQLETNTSNGSLEDYPVGLLAADMSHLHYALGEGVVGKVAFTRVHCWVSFNSIFTGDVHLIPECPEEWLVQFASGIRTILLVPVLPHGVLQLGSLEEVAEDVNIIANVKGRFHGLLSVGGNSSTFSVKEEFEPKPSSPLMSGAIECLNAPSTTAFTSVKTQDLNHSIPVNSVEIDNNNPSSASQVLPLITAEDSFMPDGKDLLEALQYERENRIDVPPISLAEISIPSVSINASQLEMMESKLFELSCLMEELQAYSDCNDYNVGMFGESYNGIISSYPAGDIAGESSGGQATNDTDNKVISSFFRFPKDSELHEVLGPKQTNEKLWDSSFLVEDTCSTPSFACNKDPSKRTEPSWFARGGDAGYLLEAVVANAYSGSDDTSVISDSFKSSTSFSGHFAASPKPQKQSKASTLVKDDSTPCDHLRSACVIGNKNADSSSGTLRSMMDTIFSKEQHERGSDDTLVRKGPKTTVSKRRAKPGDNQRPRPRDRQLIQDRVKELRELVPNGAKCSIDGLLDRTIRHMLYLRSVTDQAEKLRQCVHQELDGNKNWRSYETKENRRSGASWACEFGNEFLACPILVEDLACPGHMLIEILCNEHCLFLEIAQVIRSLELTILKGVLESRSNNTWARFIVEASKGFHRLDIFWPLMQLLQRKRSPISSKI